Genomic DNA from Nocardioides aquaticus:
GGGGTTCAGTCCTCCTGCTCGGGGTGCTGCTCGGGGTGCTGCTCGGGGTGCTGGTCTGGGTGGTCCTCGGCCGGGCCTGCGGCGGGCGCGGCCAGCTCGGTTCGGGCGGTGGTGCTGCGCAGCGTGCGGTGGTGCATCTGCTCGCGCAGCTCGTCCTCGCGCTCGGCCTTGCCCGCGGCGACCTCGGCGCCCATCATCCGGGCGCCCAG
This window encodes:
- a CDS encoding DUF6167 family protein, which encodes MSRGLWFVAGAGAGIYGMVRGRRAAEALTADGLRDRVNAAVLGARMMGAEVAAGKAEREDELREQMHHRTLRSTTARTELAAPAAGPAEDHPDQHPEQHPEQHPEQED